TCTTAAAGAAGGTGGATTCGGCGCACTGTTCACAGTCATTGTTATTCTCTTGTTCCTGAGAAACATTCGTGCAACCATTATTGCGATTATTTCTCTACCAATTTCTATTCTAGGAACAATTGCCCTCCTCGATCAGTTTGGCTACACGTTGAACATTATGACGTTGGGTGGTCTTGCAGTTGCTGTTGGGCGGATTGTAGATGACAGTATTGTCGTCATTGAAAATATATATAGATGGCGTCAGGAGAATAAAGAAGAGTTGTCCAACAAAGCTTTAACCTACTATGCCACAAAAGAAGTATTAGGGGCTATTGCTTCTTCTACCATTGCGACACTCGTTGTATTCTTACCTCTCGCATTTGTTGGGGGCATACTTGGTGAATTCTTCAGGCCATTTAGCTTGGCTGTCGTTTTCTCAATCTCGATTTCACTCTTAGTTGCACTGATGTTGATTCCGGTTCTCGGGAGTGCATTCTTTAAAAAAGTGAAGCATCACGATAAGGAATCAAGATTAAGTCATTTATATGAACGTTTTATAAGAAGGGCACTTAAGAAAAAAGCGCTCGTCATTGTGACATCCATTCTATTACTCGCAGGTTCTCTTGCGATGATTCCCGCACTTGGCGTTTCATTCTTACCAGCGGGGGAAAGCGATTCTTTCGAGTTAAATGTATCACTGCCTCCTACAACACAGCTTGAAGATACAAATGAGGTTGCAAGTCAAATAGAAGATTATTTGGATGAGAAAGAAGAAATCGACTATAGTCAAGTATCAATCGGAATGTCAAGTAGCCCAATCCCAGGCGAAGGGGGAGGACAATCAAAGGATAATGAAACGACTGTCTTTATAAAACTTTCGAACAGTGATGACCTTCAAACTACATTAGAGGCGTATGAAAAGGATGTACAGAACATTGTAGAAGAAGCTTATGAAGAAGGTACTGTTAAAGCAACAGAAGTGCAACAGGAAGGTCCACCGAGCGGAAACGCGATTGATGTTAGCTTGTATGGAGACGACCAGGAGAAGTTGACAGAAGCAGCTACTCAAGTTGAGGAACTTCTATTACAAGACAGAGAATTAACAAACATTTCTAACAATCTTGAAGAAGTTCAACCAAAATGGACAATGACGCTCACTGATGAAGGTGAAGATGCGAATGTTAATCCATTCCAGATTATGCAACTTGTAAATAGTCGTTTGCAACCACTTGATGGCGGGACAATTGAAATTGATGACCAGAAGTGGAAAATGTCTCTTTCTTATAATGAAGAAGTAACATCGAAGCGGGAGTTGGAAGAGCTTCAGGTTCCAACTGCAGATGGAGTGCAACCATTATCAGATCTTGCTTCAATTGAAGAAACGACAGCACCAGTAACGCTTTATCATGATGATGGCAGAACGTCTGCTTCAATTTCAGCTGATATCAAGTCCGATGATACTGCACAAATTTCACAAGCTGTTGAAGAAGATCTCAGTGTACTTTCTTTACCAGAAGGCGTTGATATGGAAGTTGGCGGTGGTCAGGAGATGATTACTGACGGCTTCGCTGACCTGGGACTTGCGATGATTGCAGCGATCCTTCTCGTATTTTTTGTATTAAGTCTAACCTTTAGAGGAATTATTACACCGATCGTGATTCTATCCTCATTAATATTTGTTCCAATCGGATCATTAGCTGGACTACTGATTGCAGGTCAAACGCTCTCTATGAGTGCGATGATTGGGATGCTTATGCTGATTGGTATTGTAGTCACGAACGCAGTAGTGTTGCTAGATCGCGTAGAAACGAACCGAATGAACGGTTTAGAAATGACAGAGGCTTTAGTTGAAGCGGCGAAAGTGAGATTGCGTCCAATCATCATGACGGCTCTTGCAACGATCTTTGCCCTCATTCCTCTCGCGCTTTCTAATTCAGCATCAGGTCTCATTTCAAAGGGACTTGCGATTACGGTTATAGGCGGACTGACTACCTCTACATTATTAACACTCGTTTTCGTCCCGGTTTTTTATGCAATGATCGGAAAATATCGTCGAATGAAAAAAGAAACGTTTTAAAACCAACTCATCCCACTGTGCTTCTTAGCACAGTGGTTTTTTTGAAAAACAAAATTATTTGTTATGATAAAGAATGGATTAAGAAAGGATGATAGAAAATGCCATGGATTAAACCAGCTAAACAGTCAGATCTAAAGGATCTTGAAATCTATAAAGATCTTGAACATCCTGTTCCTGTTTTTAATCGACTTATTGCGAAAAGTCCTGACGTTTTTTCAGCGTTTATGCCTTTAGCAGCAGCTGTTAAAGCAGGTGTGTTGAATGAATTTGAAACGGAAGCAGTTGTCGTATTTGTGTCTCATTTGAATGGTTGTGAGTTTTGCTATACGGGGCATGGAAATTTATTAAAAGAAATCAGTGGAGATGAGTCTATACTTGAGGAGCTTGAAAGATATGCAAGCTCAAGTGCTTTTGACAGTCATTTAAAAAGTATACTAAGCTATGCCGAGAAACTTGTTACGAACCCGAAGAGTCTAGAGAAAGCGGATCTTGAGAAATTAAAAGAACATGGATACAGTGAAAAAGAAATCGTTGAGATTAATCAACTTATTGCATATACGTCTTATACTAATCAGACTTCGATTGGTCTTGGGTTATAAATTATAGAAGGAGATAACGCAACAAATAGAATGATTGAAATTACAACAACGGCAGGGCTTATCCGTATAAAAGGATGTGAGAGCATTAAGCTGAATGATATATTGTCAGAAGCTCAAATTGGACAATAGCTTAAGACGAAACAAAAGGGAGTCTCCTGACGGAAGCTCCCTTTTTTATTATTTAATTTGTTTTATAGTAATCTAAAACGCCTTGATAGATGCCATCAGCAAGCTCTTCACGATAAGACTGTGTAAGAAGAAGCTTGTACTCTTCATTATTTGTTAAGAACCCAACTTCAACAAGAACACTTGCCATTCTTGACTCTCGAATAACAGAGAAACTCTGGTTCTTAACACCACGATTGCTTGCCTCCGTTACTTCAATTAATCGTTTTTGAATGCTTTCTGCAAGAGCTTTACTTTCTGCAGAGCTATATTTATCGTACCAATATGTTTCAATTCCGTGAGCAGCTTCACTTGCTGCATTAGTATGCACGCTAATAAACGCGTCGGCATTCAAGTTATTAGCGATATTCGAACGTTCTCTCAGTTCTAAGAACGAATCATCTCTTCGCGTCATGACAACGTTAGCTCCAGCTGACTTAAGTTTCTTCTCTAAATAAAGAGCTACATCCAGATTGATGTCTTTTTCAAGAAGTTTTCCATTACTTGCACCTGGATCATGATCTCCATGTCCTGCATCGACTACGATCGTTAAGTTGTTTAAAAGATTACTGCTTTTAAGGATTAAGTAACCACTGTGCACGTAAGCTACTTGTCCCTGATACTTAATTTTAGCCCAATCGCCTGAATACCCATAAATATCAACTTCAGCGTTACGAGGCAATGCACCGATTCTTGTTCCGTTCATTTCTGGTGAAGTTCGAACATTCAAGCTTGAAGCTGTAACAATTCCAGTTTCTAAAACAACTTCTTCAACTTTGTCTTTCATTTTATAAGAATCTACGATACTAGAAGGAATAGCTGCTTCTCCACCCAGTACCATCAAGGAAGAAGCGTTTTGATAGAGATAAGTTTGAACGTCTGGAATTGGTCTCGCATTATGAGCTAACACAACTGGTGCGTTAAATTTCTCTGCTAAGGGTGCTGCAGCTACAGCATCAGGATAATCTTCTTTATCTTGTTGAACCGAAATTCCTCTAGCTAAAATATAAGAAGAGTTTGATGAGAAAAAGGCTTTATTGACTGCAATGTTTGTTAGGAAACGATCGTCACCAGCAAGACGAATAACCTTCTTGCCCTGCTGTTCTAATTTAGTAATGACAGCGTCTGAGAGAACGGCATTTCCTCCGATTACGTAAACAGTCTTAATACTTGAAGGAAGCGATGGAGCTTTTGTCTCAGTTGTTAAATAGATTGGATAGTTTTTCATAGCAGCTACGCTTGATGCTGAAAGGGAGTCTGCTACTTGATTTCCATTTACCACAATAGCGGTAGATGACTGATCTAGCCCTGATGCTTTATTAATAGCGTTGGCCGTCTCGTAACGAGTGGATCCTTCAACTCTTGCTACTGTATATGTCTTTTTTAACTCATCTTCAATCCCTTGACTGATGGCAGTTGTTCCACCAAGGATATAAATCTTTTTCGCGCCAAGACGGTCGAGTTCTTTTGACACTTTGGCATCAAGTCTAGATGAGGCTGTTAATAAAATTGGTGCTTGTTTTACTCCCGCAAGTCCTGAACTTGCTAAAGCATCGAATGGCATATCTGATCGGGTAAGGATAACCGCCTTTTCAGCTGTTGCAAGCTTACCTGGTGATACCTTCTTAGAAACTTCAAGAGCTGTATCAATTCTGTTTGCACCACTAATACGTTCAATTTCACCACTTGCAGATGTTTTTTCTGGAAAACTCATTCCTGTAAAAATTAAAAGAACGGCCATAATAAACGTAAGAATTTTACTCCGCACGATGTGTATTCCCCCATATTCTATGTTTCTATTTTTCTTATGTACGCAGTGACGTCACAACAACGGACGAATTGGCCTCCCTTCAAAATTAGTATCAAATGGAAAGTATTTCTTAACTATTTCTAATATCGGTTTGGAATATGAGACATTATAGGGTCCTTTTGTACTAAAAAAGGATAAAAATCGACTGATTTTCTTAAATTCCTCAACAAAATTCGATTTTTTAAAGGCTATTCATTTTATAAATGGCTAAAAAAGAATTTGACATCGCTTACATAATTCTTTAAAATAATGGCAACTAAAGACGAAGGGAATGGTTAAGGAGCGATGAAGAACTAATCTTATTTATTCAGATCTAATTTCAAATTGTGAAATTGATTTTCTGGAGAATAGGATTAGTCTGCCCTTTTTAATCACTTGTGCTGGCGAAAACATGCTTCTTTGTGATGCATTTTTTCGGTGGTATGGGAAATTGGAACGACAGGCCTCTCCAGGTAATGGGGAGGTTTTTTTCTCCTCAAAACATTGAACTGAAAATTTGGGGGAGATACTGTGAACGTTATTTCGATAAGAGGATTGAAAAAAAGCTTTAATGAGAACTTGTTATTTAATCAAGTGAACCTTGATATTCATAAGGGAGAGCGCATTGGAATTGTTGGACCGAACGGTGCTGGTAAAACAACTTTAGCAAGAATAATCGTAAAAGAGATCGAGCCAGATGATGGGGGAATTACTCTCAAAGGTGATATCGGTTATCTGAAGCAGTCGGTTGACCAGACAGGGATGGTTGAGCAATATGGGCTGGAAGTCGATTCTTCTGACTTTAAAAGGGAAAAGGAGTTAGGATTACGCCCTATTCCAACTAATGAAGGAGCGGAACATTTAAGCGGTGGGGAAAAGTTAAAACTAGTGCTCACAAAGATTTGGTCTACTCATCCGGATTTATTAATACTAGATGAACCAACAAACCACCTAGATGGAAAAGGCGTAAGTTGGTTAATTCGAGAGCTCCACTCTTTTAAGGGAGCTGTTCTTGTTATATCTCATGATCGTTATTTTCTCGATCAAACGGTTGGCAGAATCCTTGAAGTTGAAGGTGGTAACATAAGCGACTATCAAGGAAATTACACGGCATATCGAGCCGAAAAGCAAAGAAGATACGAAGACCAGCTCCATCATTATGGAGCGCAACAAAAAGAAATAAAGCGAATAGAAGGTCAGCTTGCAGGATTAACGAATTGGTCTGAAAAAGCACACGGTGAGTCAACAAAACAGGAAGGGTATAAGGAACATTACCGCATGAAAGCAAAGAAAATGGATCGTCAGGTGAAGTCGAAACAGAAGAGACTTGAGAAGGAACTGCAGAAAAATAAAGTGGAAGAACCTGATCAGGAGAAAGAAGTACGCTTTCAATTTCAGGCGAATGATACACGTGGTAAACGCGTATTAGAAGCGTCTAATGTCGGAAAACGTTTTGAAGATCGATGGTTATTTCAAAAAAGTTCTTTCTACATGAAGTCTGGGGAACGAGTGGGGATTGTTGGTGAAAATGGTTGTGGGAAAACCACCTTATTGCGAATGCTGCTTGGAATGGAGGCGCTTAGCGAGGGAGAACTGTGGAGTAGTCCAACGCTTCAGATTGGCTATCTGTCACAGGATGTGCATGATCTTCCTGAAGAAAAAACTCCGCTTGAAGTTTTAAACGTAGCAACTAAGGAAGAGATCTTTCGGGCAAAATCGATTTTTGCTTCGATGGGAATGGGAAGAGATCGAATCAATGCCGCCATTAATCAACTCAGTCTTGGAGAGAGAACAAAACTGAAACTGACGCGTATGTTGATGAACAAATATGATCTTCTGATACTCGATGAGCCTACAAACCATTTAGATTTGCCTTCACGAGAGCAATTGGAAGATACACTGCAAGAGTTTACGGGAACTCTTCTCATTGTTTCGCATGATGTTTATTTTATGGAGAAAATGTGTGATCAGCTTCTTGTATTTGAGAATCAACAGATTAAAAGGGTTGAGAGGAATTTAGCGGAATATCGAAAAAGAGTGCAAGAAAAAAGCTCTTCTGTTTCTTCAAAAAAGGAAGAAGAACAAAAGATGCTTCTTGATAACGAAATATCTGCGCTGATTAGTAAGATTAGTCTTTTATTACCTGGTGATCCTGAAATAGCTGAGATTGATCAAAAACTGGCCATTTTACTTGAGAAGAAAAGGTCTCTTTAGACGTCTTCTACTGCAAAAAAACGTTCTACCGAATATAAGTCTGCTTTCGGATGATTGCGAAGAAGAACATATCCTTCACGCTGTGCCTCTTCGAAATTATCATATTCATCTTCTGAATGAAAGATCGCTCTTCGCCTTTCATTATAGAGGGTAATGGAGTAGTATTCTTTTATTTCCATTCGGATCTCTCCTTTTTTCCTTTGTTTCTACTAGTTTTATGCAAATCTCTTATTGTTTATACTAGACTTATAGGAAAAAATGAGATTCTTTCTCTTTGGATATACTAAGGAGGAAGAAGGGAGCTGATGATCATTCAAATTGGAACAATTAGTGAGATGATGCGTCATCCTGTGAAGTCGATGACAGGAGAACGCGTTACTCAGACAATGGTGATGAACTATGGCCTTTATGGCGATCGAAGTCATGTGATTTTAGATGAGAAAGAATCGTTTTTTACGATTACACAATTTCCACCACTCGTGCGTTATCAAGCATCGTTCAGTGCACCGGAATCACTTGATGCTTATCCTGAACCAGTCATCACGACACCAGGAGGAGAAACGTATAAGTGGTCTGATTCGACCTGGCTACGTGAAATAGAAGAAGAATCTTCAAAGCAGCTAACGAAAAAAGTTTATCATCCGGAAAATGTTCCAATAGGACCGATTGAAGAAGAGCATCTTTTAATTGTGACGGATGCTTCTCTTGATGCGTTATCAGCATCCTGGGGTAAAAAAACAGATGAAAGACGCTTTCGACCAAACCTTAAAATTTCTTTGTTGGAGAAAACGCCATTTGTAGAAGAAACGTGGGAAGGAAAAGTTCTACAAATCGGAAAAGAAGTGATGATTGAAATCGTAAAACCTTGTGAGCGATGTATGATTATCACCATTGATCCTGAGACTGGAGGAAAACATCCGGACCTCTTGAAGAAGGTTGCAAAAGAACATCGGAATTTATTTGGAATGTATGCGAAAGTGATTCAAACGGGAAAAATTAATGCGAATGATGAAGTGTGGATAGTCGATCAGAAAGAAGGATAATATTTCAATCAAAGAATTGGCGTTTTTACGTTATAGATCATAATGATACGGGTACAAGCATGAATGAAGCCCCGTCCTTGGATGGGATGCTTCGTTTTCCACACAGGAGGGGTCCCATCCACGGGGTGGGGTCCCATTTTTGTGTCTTCTGGTTTAAGCCTTTCATAAATGTGGACTCATGAGAAAGGATATGACATATCCTGTCAGAAAATTCTGTGGTAAACTATGAAATGGTACATAAAAGCATCTTAAGGGGGAAGCTGATGAGTACGTTTTATGTTGAAAAGTATGATTTTAAAAATCCTTCTATTCTTGAAGAAGAGTTTAAATCGCTCCTCAATCAGTCGATTCATTCTGCTGATGAATTAGAAAAATGGGTGATGAGCTTATCTTCATTAATGGATGGTGTGGCAGAAGGACTTGCCGGACACTATATTGATTTCCAGTGCCATAGCAGCAGTGAAGAAGCAAAAAAGACAATAGAGCACGATCAAGAATACATAGAACCTATGGTAAAGCGATATGAGGGGCTTTTTGATGAAAAGTTTCAGGAGTCCCCTTACAAATCGCAGCTGAACCAAGAGTATTATAAACAATTTCTTCTTCGGAAAGAAAATGCAATGACGCTTTTTAATGAGGAAAATATTAACTTAGAAGTTGAAGAAGATCGCATCGTTAATCGTTATTTTGAGCATACAGGTAGTCTCTCATTTCATTGGGATGGCGAAGAAAAAACACTTAGTGAAATGTTTTTAATGATGCAGGATGGGGATCGGGAAGTTCGCAAAAGCGCTATGGAAGAAATCTTCACGACGCTCTTAACGAAAAAAGACGACTTACAGGAAATTATGGACGAGCTGATTCAGCTCCGTCAGAAAAAAGCTGAGAATGTGAATCTCGATAATTACAGAGATTATATGTTTAAGAAATACGAGCGGTTCGATTACACACCAGAGGATTGTAAATCTCTAGCTGAGGCAGTTCGAAAGCACGTTGTTCCTCTAAAAGAAAAGCTGCAGAAAAAGCATCAGCAAGAGCTTGGTATTGAAGAGTATAAACCATGGGATACGAGGGCTGTTCCGAAAGATAAGCAGCCGCTTCGTCCATTTAATAAAATCGAAGAGCTAATCAAAGGCACATCTGATATTTTCGATAAGCTTTCTCCGCGCTTCTCTTATCTTTTAAACGAGATGAATGAAAAAGGTGCACTTGATCTCGAAAGTCGGAAAGGAAAGGCGCAGGGAGGTTTTTGTGAGTATCTTCCGGTTTCTGAGCTTTCCTTTATCTTTATGAATAGTACAAAGTCACAGGATGATTTTATTACGCTTCTTCATGAGATGGGTCACTGCATTCATAATGATTTTAAGCGTAATCAAATGCTATCAGCTTATCAAGATACGCCTATGGAGTCAGCTGAGCTAGCAAGCATGTCGATGGAACTCTTAACGATGGACTACTGGAATCTGATGTATCAGGATGAAAAGGAATTGCTAAGAGCTAAGAAAGATCAGCTTGAAGGGTTAATCCTCTTCCTTCCTAGTGGTATCGTGGTGGATCAGTTTCAGCACTGGATGTATGAGAACCCAAATCATACGAGCAAAGAACGTAGCGAGAAATATATGGAGCTATCGCGCACATATGATTCCTCCTATGTAGATTGGACAGGGCAGGAAGAATGGATTCAGAATAACTGGCAGTTGATTCTGCATATTTTTGAAGTGCCGTTCTACTATATTGAATATGTTATTGCCCAACTTGGTGCGATCCAAATGTATCGCCAGTATAGAGAAAATCCAGAACAGGCTCTAGAGAATTACAACCGTGCCTTATCACTCGGAAGCTCTGTGTCGTTATCCGAAGTGTATGAAGCGGCAGGTATCCATTTTGATTTCTCTGAAACGATGATCAAAGGATTGATGGATTTTATTTCAACTGAATTAGATGCACTATCGTAATAAATAAGGAAGCCCTTCTCAAACATAGAGAAGGGCTTTTCGATATCGTCTACATTCATAAACGCTTCTTTACTTGTCATCAATCGTCCATACTTTGCAGCTTGGGCACTGGATGATTTCAAAACGATCTTTTTTCAGTTCATCCATCCACTCTTCCCAGGAGTTATGCTCAGGTGACATTTCCAGCGTTTTAACTGTTTGCAATTCGTCTCCATCGCTATTCGTACAGGTGCATTCCACAATCGCAAGCTGTGACTCTTGATAGTCATCTTCTTTCGTATTTTCAACTGACCAGTTGATTAATCGCTCATTCATTGGATTGCGTTCTTTGTAATGTGTGCGGGTTAACATGGTATCACTCCTTTTCCTAACTTGGGCGGCATGACTTACGCGATCATGTCTTCTATATTGGATGTTACCCTGTTTCTTAAAAATCATTCATCATAGTATAGTAGGTTCCTAACTCAGAATGATATATACTGTCATCATAGACGAAGATAGGATTTGCTGGAGGTGGAATGGATGACAACGATAAAAGCTACTTTACTATCCATGGTTATTTTACATAATAGAGAAAAAGATGAAATTCTCTTACTTAATCGACCTCCTGAAGCAGGGTTTCCTGGCTATATCGGTCCAGGCGGGAAGATTGAACTCTCAGAAAGCTTTGCCGAAGGTGCTGCAAGAGAACTTTATGAAGAAACGGGATTTATTGTTCATCCTTGCGATCTTACATATAAGGGAGTCGATGAATTTATTATTCCAGATGAAGAGTTTCGGTACATCGTGTTTAATTATGTAGCTACTTCCTACTCTGGTAGTAAGCACCCCGATCCACCAGAAGGTGAATTAATGTGGGTGAAGAGAAATTTAGTTCATACGCTTCCTATGCAAGATTGGTTTAAGCAGAGACTGCCAAAGTTCTTTGAGGAGGGAACGTTTGAAGTTTCTGTAGAATACGAGAGAGGAAGCGAGATTCCAGTTAAGGAGACGAGAAGAACGCTCGGATGAGGAGGATTTGAATGATACAAAGAAGAGATGGGTCACGAGGTTTCATTCGAAAGAAAGTTGTTGAATATAACAAACAGAAGCTTTCATCTGCAGTTAAAACCCCGCTTGAAGAAATCGCATTCGTCATAGAAGAAGAGGATGAAGTGGTTGGCGGGATTTCCGCAACATTGTTCTGGCAGCACCTTCATATCGATTTTCTTTGGGTGACAGATGAGAAGAGAGGGAACGGTGTTGGAAGGAAACTTCTCCAACAAGTTGAAAGACTTGCAGAGGAAAAGGAATGTCGACTTATATTGCTTGATACATTCAGTTTTCAAGCACCTGGATTTTATCTAAAGGAAGGGTATGAAATTTGTGGTAAAGTAGAAAATCATCCTCAAGGTCATACCCAATATTTCTTGCAAAAAAAACTTAGCTAGTGCACTAAGTGCCTCATCATTAGTCGTAAGAGAATGGAATTAGGTGAATAGGTAAACTTTGCTTGAACGATTGCTTAGTATACTTATGGTAGGCAATTTTTGTTAGAATTAGCGAATGAGTCGCCTCTTCATAATAAGTAGAAAGATGTAACAGATAAGAAAGAATCCTGCTCCGAGACTAACTGGTAACGTATAAATTCTTGCAGCAGAATGAATCTGGGACCAGTTGTCACCGAGCTGTATTCCAATATATAGGAAGAGAATGGACCACGGAATCATAGCCAGGATCGTATAGAAGGTAAATCGCACGATCGACATTTTAGCAATACCTGCTGGAATAGAGATCGCGTGACGAACGACAGGAATAAAACGAGCTGTAAAGATGACGCTCACGCCATTCCGATCGAACCAGGTTTCAGCAATGGCAAGATGCTTTTGAGAAATAAACAGGAATTTTCCATAGCGTTCTAAGAACGAACGTCCACCAAAACGGCCGAGCCAGTATAAAAAGAGCTGAGCGACTGTGCCACCGATCGTTCCAGCAATAACAGCACCAGTAAAACGAATCGTTCCTTCAGATACCATATATCCTCCATAAGCGAGTACGAGTTCACTCGGAATGATTTCAATCATTAGAGCAAGGGCGATGCCAGGGTAACCGAGCTGTAGCAGCCACTCTAAACATTGATGAATAAGGGTTTCTATAGTTAACAACTCCTTTCATGGACAAACGAATGACTTGTTTTCAAGTGTATTGTCCACATAGGATTGTTAGACCTTCGAAAATAGCTATCCTCGTAAAATAGAAGGTGCTTTCGAACAATTATAGAACCCGAAATGTAAGCAATCCGGGTAATGTTCGTTCTCAGAAGAGGATGGCAATAGAGTAGAGAGGTGAAAAGTCAGGATGTTAACATCCATGAAGAAATTTCTTGCGACACTAGATCAGCCTATGCAAGCGAAAACGGGAAAAGAAAAAGTACTAACGGTTCTTTCCATTATTGGATTCATTTTATTATTATATCTTGTGGCGTTTTCCCCATTTATGTTCAGGTTGTTCTTAACGTGTCTTAGCGTCGGCGTTTCGCTATATGTTATTAAAAAAATTCATGATTTTGATGCAAAGTTAAAGGGTGAGCAGGTA
The sequence above is drawn from the Pseudalkalibacillus hwajinpoensis genome and encodes:
- a CDS encoding NUDIX domain-containing protein, whose product is MTTIKATLLSMVILHNREKDEILLLNRPPEAGFPGYIGPGGKIELSESFAEGAARELYEETGFIVHPCDLTYKGVDEFIIPDEEFRYIVFNYVATSYSGSKHPDPPEGELMWVKRNLVHTLPMQDWFKQRLPKFFEEGTFEVSVEYERGSEIPVKETRRTLG
- a CDS encoding DedA family protein, with the protein product METLIHQCLEWLLQLGYPGIALALMIEIIPSELVLAYGGYMVSEGTIRFTGAVIAGTIGGTVAQLFLYWLGRFGGRSFLERYGKFLFISQKHLAIAETWFDRNGVSVIFTARFIPVVRHAISIPAGIAKMSIVRFTFYTILAMIPWSILFLYIGIQLGDNWSQIHSAARIYTLPVSLGAGFFLICYIFLLIMKRRLIR
- a CDS encoding GNAT family N-acetyltransferase yields the protein MIQRRDGSRGFIRKKVVEYNKQKLSSAVKTPLEEIAFVIEEEDEVVGGISATLFWQHLHIDFLWVTDEKRGNGVGRKLLQQVERLAEEKECRLILLDTFSFQAPGFYLKEGYEICGKVENHPQGHTQYFLQKKLS